A region of Takifugu flavidus isolate HTHZ2018 chromosome 2, ASM371156v2, whole genome shotgun sequence DNA encodes the following proteins:
- the scamp2l gene encoding secretory carrier membrane protein 2, like, protein MSGYDSNPFADPVDVNPFQDDSITKATSGSAGNIGEFNPFTGTEMGRTVPISAASSEPAILHTSVEQNPQASAAAGQANLIRQQEELERKAAELERKEQEMQNRSRASNTGVKENNWPPLPNFSPVKPCFYQDFEEEIPEEYRRICRRMYYLWMFHSATLFLNVLACLAYFTADAAYAVDFGLSILWFILFTPVSFVCWYRPVYKAFRSDSSFSFFFFFFVFFFQVVVYIIQAIGIPRWGNSGWIASISVLRSNLPVAVVMMVVAGFFTVNAVLAIILLKMVHSKYRRTGASFSKAQQEFSQEVMTNRAVQTVAADAASSAAQGVFGRSREN, encoded by the exons ATGTCCGGATATGACAGCAACCCTTTCGCCGATCCAGTGGACGTTAATCCCTTCCAG gaTGACTCCATCACAAAAGCGACAAGCGGCAGCGCTGGGAACATTGGGGAGTTTAACCCATTTACTGGCACTGAAATG GGACGGACCGTCCCCATCTCTGCTGCCTCATCCGAGCCTGCCATCCTGCACACCTCTGTGGAGCAGAACCCACAG gcctctgcagctgctgggcagGCCAACTTGATCAGacagcaggaagagctggagcggaAGGCggctgagctggagaggaaggagcaggagatgcagaacaggagcagagcaTCCAACACTGGCG TTAAGGAAAACAACTGGCCGCCTCTACCGAACTTCTCCCCCGTGAAGCCGTGCTTCTACCAGGACTTTGAGGAGGAGATCCCAGAGGAGTACCGCAGGATATGCAGGAGGATGTATTACCTCTGGATGT TCCACAGCGCCACGCTGTTTCTCAACGTGTTGGCCTGCCTGGCGTATTTCACTGCGGATGCTGCATATGCGGTTGACTTTGGTCTGTCTATCCTCTGGTTCATCCTCTTCACACCGGTTTCCTTTGTCTGCTGGTACAGGCCTGTCTACAAGGCCTTCAG gtctgacagctccttcagcttcttcttcttcttcttcgtctttttCTTCCAAGTGGTGGTTTACATCATCCAGGCCATCGGGATCCCCCGCTGGGGCAACAG CGGGTGGATCGCCTCCATCAGCGTGCTCCGGTCAAACCTGCCCGTGGCCGTGGTTATGATGGTGGTCGCTGGTTTCTTCACAGTGAATGCTGTCTTGGCAATCATTCTTCTGAAAATG GTCCACTCTAAGTACAGGAGGACCGGTGCCAGCTTCTCCAAGGCCCAGCAGGAGTTCTCCCAGGAGGTCATGACCAACCGAGCCGTCCAGACCGTTGCTGCAGATgccgcctcctctgctgctcagggCGTCTTTGGCAGGAGTCGGGAAAATTAG